AAAAATCTAACTTGCTTGAGACCCCACTATCCCCACTGTCCCCACTATATGACAATTTTCCTGAAGATCCGTAAGATTTTTTAGGCAAAACGTTCAGAAATGGATCCAGTTCTTTAGTTCTTCTTGCCACCTCAAAAGTTTTCTTCAACCTGCCCATTGTGTCAATCACATCAGCCTCATGCTTATAGAAAAATCCGGCTATTACCGACCTCAAAGTAATGCCATGCTCCACAGTTTCTGGATCACCAATGATATAGTAGTCTATAGTcattttatcatcaataatttcatacTTAAAGAACCCTAAGAATGTTTGGTGATCTGAAATAAAAATCCTGTCGGTTCCACAGAGGAAAGCTtggtatatatatttccTTAAAACCAAAGCAAATAATACCCTAGGCGTCCACTCCCTATCTGAAAAAAAGTTCCCACTTGATTGCAGCCTCAATCTTCTTCGGTTCAGCAAATTCTCAATTTGACTCTCTAAAGCTgcctttaattcttcaaatccttCCGTCATCTTACAGACTCCCGTTTTGTAATCACCTATCCCAAATACAATTTCGGGATATTGTATGCCCGAATCTATTTATCATATGAATGATATCAGGTTGTATTGTTCTTCGTTGATCCAATGGGGGTCGTATAATAGATGGACTGCCAAAATAGTTGTCCATGTCACCTACATCACGATAAAGTCCCCTGATTGGGATTGCTATTTCATTAAAGTATTCTTGGAGAGCTTATTCCACATGAATAGCATCTCCGAATGGATAACGATACTTTTTGGATAAGTAATCATCACTAAGGTTTGATTCTCTAAGAGCCTTATCAAGTGGAGCAAGGTACCtttctttgaattcatcactACTCATCTCCCTGAAATCAGCAGTAATAAATGCACGACTGGTATATACAAGAATAGGCATAAAAGGCATATTACCTACGTCCACGGATGCCTTACTCTTGGGCACTAGTCTCTCTGAGGAGGGTTTTGGCTCACTTCTTTTACTTCGAATCCTTAATAATCGAGTATCTAAAAAGATTCTTGCATTCTCTTCCTCGTTATTGCGGACTCTATCATATACTTCTGGATTTATTATAATGCGACGCTCGCTAGGATCATCGATGGTGATAGCATACCCCTGAAAAATACATACATGGCATGTGATAGCGATGCTTCTTGTTCATCCactaataattaattaGATGGGGTTACGTAATCGTAACAGtgattatataatgaaatgcCGTAGCGTGAATTCTCGTCTGGAGTCGCATGGCTTTCCAAAGGTTTGAAATGTCTCGGCAATCTCCTACGTATAAAATGTCGCTAAAAGGGTATATGTAGGATCATGATTATGCGTACCTGAGAAACCTGCGTCGCAGGTTTagatcaaaaaatttacaaCCCTCGCTATTGTTGGCTTCCTGAACTATTGTAACTATACTATCATTGTTGCAGACAATCTATAAAATATGGGATGATATGTCTCTAGTgttaatttcttaatttgtACCCCTTTTTTCTCTCTCTTTTTCTCACTATGTCGAGTTGTAAGGTATAGTTTTCTACGGTGTCTTTTACAAGCTGGGAGTTCCACGATTGTGGACTATATGTACTGGGCTTTTGAAATCTCACCCATACTGCAAGGTGTAAACTTGGATTTCCATAATCACACCATATCTCTCACCAAGGAAACCATTGCCATTTTCATTCGGCTTCAATCTAAACCCAGGTAGatttaatcaaagaaaGCATGCTTGTGTATTTTTCTTTACCAACTTACTTGTTAGTGTAAACAATTTAGTTGTTGAACAATTCAGATTCTTTGATCGGAACATAGGTATTGGAAGAATGAtcttatttaatttgtCTTGCTATTTAATTTCAGTTGGCTGGTCTGGCTGAACAATAGACATATTGGTCACCCCAAATGATAGGGTTTGGCCTGGAGTTCTAAGTAATATAGCACTATTTAAGACACTGCACTCAAATGACAAGATAAGTTTTTcagaataattttcatatGCTCTTTCTCCTGGTATTGGCTTCCTGATTTGATAATGCCATTTTTGAGTACAATTGGAGCTTGTATTAGCTGGTGTAACCCTTCTAGTGGTGTCCTTTCTCAAGTATTTGGCGTACAAACAGGACTTGGATTATTTCCGTTAACGTTTGATTGGAGCCAGATTACTTCTCTCAGTAATTCCCTTACAACTCCGTTTTTGGCCGTGTGTTCAGCTCCTTTGTTTTTTGGATTTGGATCATAATGCCAGGATTGTACATTAAAAATCACTGGCAAACTGCGAATCTACCAATTATGACGAATTCCATTTATGATGTAAAGGGTGAGTCATATCAGGCAGCAAAAGtagttaataaaaatttgaacCTTGACTATGAGAAGTTCAAAACTATTCACCAGTAATATTGCCAGTTGCTCTCTTGATGAATTTAGCCCTTGGATTAGCGACATTGCAGCTATGATGGTCCAGTTTATTCTAAAATTCAAGTTGAGGTTATAATTCCTTTGAGAACCAGAAACTGCAGGCCAGATATACATAATATGGACATATGCAATTACGAAAGACTTCATTGGAGTATCTACGTTTTGGTATCCTTTATTGGATTAGGCTTaggatttgaattttgtgAAGGTTTTAAAGATTCACCTTTAACTGCAGAGGGATTCTttgtttcaataataataggaGGCTTTTTATTTGTTCCCTTATTTCCAATTGAATCAAGGTCAAATATGCTGATTAGCTTGGCCCcattctttgaaattgtGTCTGCATTTTGGTATAAAGGCCAACCATTAACTTTATTGTACTTCTATTGTTTCGGCTTCTCAACTTTACAGCATGCTATGCATATCTCTCAAACTGCTAAAGTAGGTCATTACATATGTTTAGCGAAATGACAATATCTACGATGAAAAGAATAGCAAATGCCGGAAATCCTACAGCAAATGGACTTTTGGAATCTCTCTCTCAATTAAGggagaaattgaagagaGTTGAGAGAAGCAGCAACAAGTCCCTGTCGTCCAAACCTAGTTCACCCGTATACTCGCACACTCTTCAGAAGATTTGGGAAGAATATGTTCCTGGcgattttgaattcaatttcgGAGGATCAGAAATGAACTAGTAATTTCTCGAACTGTTCTTCACCTTAGTAAAATACAATTCAAAGTTTCTGGATCTTAAGAATCAGAAAGCAGCATGGAGAATCGATATGGATTAGAACAAATGACTGATATCTAATAAGCAATGTCTAACTTGAAGTCTTCACCACAATAATGGCATAGAATATGCAATCCAGACCAATATTATTTCGGTGAACGAGGGCCGTTGACCCCGTTTTTACTCGGCTTAATTCGCCGAGCTAATACACATTTTGTTTTTGCCATTACAAAGAAATTCTCTCTGCGGTAAACTAAACACGATGAATAGCCGTTAATGTTGCTGGTATTTAAGATGCCCTTCAGCACACTTAACCAGTTTGTCCCTTTAAATCTAACCATGGAAcaacaaaattattttagcAGTCTACCAGATGAGTTTCATGACGACGTGCGTGGTCTCAGGTTGCTTTTCAACTCTGATAAAATGGAATTTAAGATCTATGGGTCTGTAGTGGGTTTCAAGGGAGTAAATTGCGAGACTTATCTCCCTGCTTATGTTTGTGAAGCTAAAAACATTATGAGTTCATCTCATTCAGaccataattattatttgactACAGATATGTCCGGATTTGTTGAATGCATTCGTTCGGTTGTATTTGGAGAAGAAACTGAAAAGGACCGCATCGTTTCGGAGCAGACTTTTGCAGGAATGGGTGCCTGcctttgaatttcttgCCAAGAAAGTCTGCGTTCCCAGTTTTTATATTGCGGTACCAGCAtggattattattttccaattATAGCTACAAGCTGTGGGCAGACACCAATATTTTACAGTATTACGATGCAATAACTCGTAAAGTTGTCATGGATGTTTTGAGGAAAGCTATGGAAAATGCGGCAAAACAGTCTGTGCTCGTCTTTCAGGCTATCTGCCACAATCCTATCGGAACAGATTATACAGAGGAAATGTGGGACTAGATTGCTCTTCTAGCTAAGGATAATGATCTGATCCCAGTGCTTGATTCAGTTTATCTTGGTTATGCCTCAGGTGACAGTGACACAGATTCCTATGCTATTCGCAAGTTTtgtaatgaagaattgcaGTTTTTTGTGTGTCAATCTTATTCAAAAAACCTCTGTTTATATTCTGAGCGTATTGGTGCTCTTCACGTTGTTCTTAAGAGTTCAGACTACGTTCCTACCACAAAAGAGTGTTTACGGTCTACCCTTCGTTCAGATGACATGCCCTCCCGTGTACGGGGCTCGCTTAGCCAGCCTAATCGGACGTACGCCTCAACTTAAAAGCAAATGGAGACAGGGGTTAAAGGCAATGTTTCAAGACGTGGCTGacagaagaaaatcaatatatGATGTCCTTGTTAAATCCGGTATTACTTGGGGGTTCACACATTTATTGTCGCAGAGTGGGTTTTTTGGTTCAGTGCTTGACTGAAGGTTAGTCAAACAATACCATATTTACATACCCTCCAACGGGAGAGTCAAAATTACAGGTGTCAATC
The nucleotide sequence above comes from Debaryomyces hansenii CBS767 chromosome A complete sequence. Encoded proteins:
- a CDS encoding DEHA2D00242p (no similarity) — protein: MPFMPILVYTSRAFITADFREMSSDEFKERYLAPLDKALRESNLSDDYLSKKYRYPFGDAIHVE
- a CDS encoding DEHA2D00220p (no similarity), translated to MDNYFGSPSIIRPPLDQRRTIQPDIIHMINRFGHTISRNCIWDR
- a CDS encoding DEHA2D00198p (no similarity) — protein: MTEGFEELKAALESQIENLSNRRRLRSQSSGNFFSDREWTPRVLFALVLRKYIYQAFLCGTDRIFISDHQTFLGFFKYEIIDDKMTIDYYIIGDPETVEHGITLRSVIAGFFYKHEADVIDTMGRLKKTFEVARRTKESDPFSNVLPKKSYGSSGKLSYSGDSGDSGVSSKLDFW